A part of Nocardioides sp. WS12 genomic DNA contains:
- a CDS encoding AGE family epimerase/isomerase: MRPGDTGWLEAEQSRLLGFGTSAAPGSWLDDIGLADAGQPRQTWLAARSLHVRSLGVLLEHPGSGSLAAGALVALDEEFRDHEYGGWLPVQKSCYQHAFVLLAAATANRAGIPGAERLLAEAATVFEERFWDERSGMCVDEWDRDWSTPAPYRGLNGTMHAVEAMLAVGGVWTDRAARICERVVGIGRDFGWRLPEHYDEQWVPQPDFNREQPDDPFKPYGATVGHAFEWARLLLHLDAETGQDHTAAAVALYERAAADGWAVDGAEGFVYTTDWDGRPVVHDRMHWVLAEAVAAATVLHATTGEERYDRDARTWWEYADRYLLDREHGSWHHQLDRNQQPLRTVWPGKPDLYHAVQATLFARFPVRGSLAAAIASGQLGLA; this comes from the coding sequence ATGCGACCTGGCGACACTGGCTGGCTCGAGGCGGAGCAGAGCCGCCTCCTGGGCTTCGGGACCAGTGCTGCGCCGGGTTCGTGGCTCGACGACATCGGGCTCGCCGACGCCGGCCAACCGCGCCAGACCTGGCTCGCCGCACGGTCCCTCCACGTGCGGAGCCTCGGCGTCCTGCTCGAGCACCCCGGATCGGGGTCCCTGGCCGCGGGAGCCCTCGTGGCGCTGGACGAGGAGTTCCGCGACCACGAGTACGGCGGCTGGCTGCCGGTCCAGAAGTCCTGCTACCAACACGCGTTCGTGCTGCTGGCCGCGGCCACCGCGAACCGGGCGGGCATCCCGGGAGCGGAGCGACTGCTCGCCGAGGCCGCGACGGTGTTCGAGGAGCGGTTCTGGGACGAACGCAGCGGTATGTGCGTCGATGAGTGGGACCGTGACTGGTCGACCCCGGCGCCGTACCGCGGGCTGAACGGCACGATGCACGCGGTCGAAGCGATGCTGGCGGTCGGCGGTGTCTGGACCGATCGCGCCGCCCGCATCTGCGAGCGAGTCGTCGGCATCGGCAGGGACTTCGGATGGCGGCTGCCCGAGCACTACGACGAGCAGTGGGTGCCGCAGCCCGACTTCAACCGTGAGCAGCCGGACGACCCGTTCAAGCCGTACGGCGCCACGGTCGGCCATGCCTTCGAGTGGGCCCGCCTGCTGCTGCACCTGGACGCCGAGACCGGCCAGGACCACACGGCCGCGGCGGTTGCGTTGTACGAGCGCGCCGCAGCCGACGGGTGGGCTGTCGACGGCGCGGAGGGATTCGTCTACACGACGGACTGGGACGGTCGCCCGGTCGTGCACGACCGGATGCACTGGGTGCTGGCCGAGGCGGTCGCCGCGGCCACCGTGCTCCACGCAACGACGGGCGAGGAGCGCTACGACCGCGACGCCCGGACCTGGTGGGAGTACGCCGACCGGTACCTGCTCGATCGTGAGCACGGGTCGTGGCACCACCAACTCGATCGGAACCAGCAACCGCTGCGCACCGTCTGGCCGGGCAAGCCCGACCTCTACCACGCGGTGCAGGCGACTCTCTTCGCGCGCTTCCCGGTCCGTGGCTCGCTGGCCGCGGCCATTGCCAGCGGTCAGCTCGGCTTGGCGTAG
- a CDS encoding helix-turn-helix transcriptional regulator, translated as MAASEHVELGRAALRIGDATGARAEFEFGEPTPEVLEGLAAASYVLAEYPRAIEEFERAYAGHRLKGDGVGAARVARTLGYMHGTTAGDWAVANGWIARAKTLLGQLPQSSERGWVALTEGMFAEAREAKETAFHTAIEIGRDNDDLNLTFATMSYLGASLVHGDHTEEGMVLLDEALAAVAGGEVEDFIIIEEIFCQLFSACEYAQDVHRAEQWIRVGEQIAERRGLPAVSAYCHTHYGGILTAAGRWPEADVALTEAVRLWALGKRTLKAGALIRLADLRVKQGRYDEAASLLEDQTDGEAVLPRSALHLARGESTIALDLLKRTAQKTDPGSGACVPLLAQLVEAQLACGEDPEQTIADLAACAESHRTPYTTALVALARAHAAQDDPRVWLRDALDGFTRTQLPFEMSLCRLDLARACRQESPEVAVAEARAALAVFTKLEAARYVDAASAVLRELGQKVAPPRSSGQVLTKREAEVLQLLGDGLSNPEIAERLFISRKTVEHHVGNLLLKLGLRNRAEATAYAVRREPAGN; from the coding sequence GTGGCCGCCAGCGAGCACGTCGAGTTGGGACGTGCCGCACTGCGCATCGGGGATGCGACCGGCGCACGGGCGGAGTTCGAGTTCGGGGAACCGACACCGGAGGTGCTCGAGGGCCTGGCCGCGGCGTCGTACGTGTTGGCGGAGTACCCGCGGGCAATCGAGGAGTTCGAGCGCGCCTACGCCGGCCACCGCCTCAAGGGTGACGGCGTCGGTGCGGCGCGCGTGGCGCGGACCCTGGGCTACATGCACGGCACGACCGCCGGCGACTGGGCGGTGGCCAACGGATGGATCGCGCGCGCGAAGACCCTGCTGGGGCAGCTGCCGCAGTCGAGCGAGCGGGGCTGGGTGGCCCTGACCGAGGGCATGTTCGCCGAGGCCCGCGAAGCGAAGGAGACCGCCTTCCACACGGCCATCGAGATCGGGCGCGACAACGACGACCTGAACCTCACGTTCGCGACCATGTCCTACCTCGGCGCGAGCCTCGTCCACGGCGATCACACCGAGGAAGGCATGGTGTTGCTCGACGAGGCGCTCGCAGCGGTGGCAGGTGGCGAGGTCGAGGACTTCATCATCATCGAGGAGATCTTCTGCCAGCTGTTCTCCGCGTGCGAGTACGCCCAGGACGTGCACCGGGCCGAGCAGTGGATCCGGGTCGGCGAGCAGATCGCCGAGCGGCGCGGGCTGCCTGCGGTGAGCGCCTACTGCCACACCCACTACGGCGGCATCCTGACGGCCGCAGGCAGGTGGCCCGAAGCGGACGTGGCCCTCACCGAGGCGGTGCGGCTGTGGGCCCTGGGCAAGCGCACGCTCAAGGCCGGTGCCTTGATCCGGCTGGCGGACCTGAGGGTCAAGCAGGGCCGGTACGACGAGGCGGCCAGCCTGCTCGAGGACCAGACCGACGGCGAGGCCGTACTCCCCCGGTCAGCGCTGCACCTCGCGCGCGGGGAGTCGACGATCGCGCTGGACCTGCTGAAGCGCACGGCGCAGAAGACAGACCCGGGCAGCGGCGCGTGCGTCCCGTTGCTGGCGCAGCTGGTCGAGGCACAGCTGGCCTGCGGCGAGGACCCCGAGCAGACGATCGCCGATCTCGCCGCGTGCGCCGAGTCGCACCGGACGCCGTACACGACAGCGTTGGTGGCGCTCGCCCGAGCGCACGCTGCGCAGGACGATCCGCGCGTGTGGCTCCGGGACGCCCTGGACGGTTTCACCCGGACCCAGTTGCCGTTCGAGATGTCTCTGTGCCGCCTCGACCTCGCCCGGGCCTGCAGGCAGGAAAGTCCCGAGGTCGCGGTCGCCGAGGCGCGCGCCGCGCTGGCCGTCTTCACGAAGCTCGAGGCCGCACGGTACGTCGACGCGGCATCCGCGGTGCTGCGTGAGCTCGGCCAGAAGGTCGCTCCCCCGCGGTCCTCCGGCCAGGTGCTCACCAAGCGCGAGGCCGAGGTTCTCCAGTTGCTGGGGGACGGACTCTCCAACCCCGAGATCGCCGAGCGGCTCTTCATCAGCCGCAAGACCGTCGAACACCACGTCGGCAACCTGCTGCTCAAGCTCGGGCTCCGCAACCGCGCCGAGGCCACCGCCTACGCCGTACGACGAGAACCAGCCGGCAACTAG
- a CDS encoding response regulator transcription factor, giving the protein MSSKHRLLVVEDDAVINQALSDRLEAEGYDVVRAWDGPGAVAAFAEHDPDLVVLDVMLPGYDGHEVCRRIQAERPVPVIMLTARAEESDVLVGLGVGADDYLTKPFRMRELVARIGALLRRVERAAELVGRRPLVLGALRVDPAARRVWRDDDEIHLTPTEFDLLVCLAASPGAVVTRDKLMAEVWGWPGASGTRTVDSHVKGLRAKVGADLVRTVHGVGYALEIGTGS; this is encoded by the coding sequence ATGAGCTCGAAGCACCGGCTGCTCGTCGTCGAGGACGACGCGGTCATCAACCAGGCCCTTTCGGACCGACTCGAGGCCGAGGGGTACGACGTGGTCCGAGCCTGGGACGGCCCGGGCGCGGTGGCGGCGTTCGCCGAACACGACCCGGACCTGGTGGTGCTCGACGTCATGCTCCCCGGGTACGACGGCCACGAGGTGTGCCGTCGGATCCAGGCCGAACGCCCGGTGCCGGTGATCATGCTGACCGCCCGCGCGGAGGAGTCCGACGTCCTGGTGGGCCTCGGCGTCGGGGCTGATGACTACCTGACGAAGCCGTTCCGGATGCGCGAACTGGTCGCGCGGATCGGCGCTCTCCTGCGTCGGGTGGAGCGCGCCGCCGAACTGGTCGGACGTCGTCCGCTCGTCCTTGGCGCGCTCCGTGTCGATCCGGCCGCGCGGCGCGTGTGGCGCGACGACGACGAGATCCACCTGACGCCGACCGAGTTCGATCTCCTGGTGTGCCTCGCGGCCAGCCCGGGGGCGGTGGTCACCCGCGACAAGCTGATGGCCGAGGTCTGGGGTTGGCCCGGGGCCTCCGGCACCCGCACCGTCGACAGCCACGTGAAGGGGTTGCGGGCCAAGGTCGGAGCCGATCTCGTGCGCACCGTTCACGGTGTCGGCTATGCCCTTGAGATCGGGACCGGATCGTGA
- a CDS encoding TetR family transcriptional regulator gives MSETAPATRILRAAEELIAERGPSASLEDVARTAGLRNKSAVHYYFGGRDGLIAAAVNARLGEMEAARVQMLADAESSGTHHDIRSLVAMLVLPMVQIVDSPDATHFARFLDRVRDHPAVFDPDVLADERHPSLRIVMGRMSRQITMVPESDRRFRTDAMAICLLSLVAEYERTADSLDEVARERRRQELIDVLTGLVTAAPAHEQAKIKG, from the coding sequence ATGAGCGAGACGGCGCCGGCGACGCGGATCCTGCGTGCTGCCGAGGAGCTGATCGCCGAGCGCGGCCCCAGCGCTTCGCTCGAGGACGTCGCCCGTACGGCGGGTCTGCGCAACAAGTCCGCCGTGCACTACTACTTCGGCGGCCGCGACGGTCTGATCGCTGCGGCCGTCAATGCTCGCCTCGGCGAGATGGAAGCGGCGCGGGTGCAGATGCTGGCCGATGCCGAGTCGTCGGGAACCCACCACGACATCCGCAGCCTCGTGGCGATGCTGGTCCTGCCGATGGTGCAGATCGTCGACAGCCCCGACGCCACGCACTTCGCGCGCTTCCTTGACCGGGTGCGCGATCATCCGGCGGTCTTCGACCCGGACGTCCTGGCGGACGAGCGGCACCCGTCGTTGCGGATCGTCATGGGCCGGATGTCGCGGCAGATCACGATGGTTCCCGAGTCCGATCGCCGCTTCCGGACCGACGCGATGGCGATCTGCCTGCTGAGTCTGGTGGCTGAGTACGAACGGACTGCCGACTCCCTCGACGAGGTCGCCCGCGAGCGGCGACGCCAGGAGCTCATCGACGTGCTGACCGGTCTGGTGACGGCTGCCCCTGCGCACGAGCAGGCAAAGATTAAGGGCTAG
- a CDS encoding serine hydrolase, which yields MNLRRTAAALALAAAALPLTVGNAPAAHAEDAVFTNTQASVAEMRASVATQMQNKAFGWQLAISQNGTLKVADEGGFAVSAADNNGVPIPMQASMQMELASVTKNVTAVATMKLLRRNGLTPETLVWPYLPKTWDTTKFTQVRFRHLLTHTSGINQALAALANPPSNNGWNAMKTVVELGTVVDSQRQYKNANFALLRIINAELWNRSGGKKYTNAAEEITITAANHTSYVLEFMREFIFKPAQIGGIGCITPGTTTGVRSYPLNATQASNGSVRGTGSEECAGARGLAMSSTQLVQYLSKLRSGAIIPQADLAWMDLWRAGWNEDSNGGDGGQSGPADGEIDNWRSPGAFWHGGDLLGTNQLHTCAMTFADGTQATLLINSDFNGNTQCGVLLKAWYDAKP from the coding sequence ATGAACCTGCGCCGCACCGCAGCCGCCCTCGCCCTGGCCGCTGCCGCACTGCCCCTGACCGTGGGCAACGCGCCCGCCGCCCACGCCGAGGACGCCGTCTTCACCAACACCCAGGCCAGCGTCGCCGAGATGCGCGCCTCGGTGGCCACCCAGATGCAGAACAAGGCCTTCGGCTGGCAGCTCGCCATCTCGCAGAACGGCACCCTCAAGGTCGCCGACGAAGGTGGCTTCGCCGTCTCCGCCGCCGACAACAACGGCGTCCCGATCCCGATGCAGGCGAGCATGCAGATGGAGCTCGCCAGCGTGACCAAGAACGTCACCGCGGTCGCCACGATGAAGTTGCTGCGTCGCAACGGCCTCACCCCGGAGACCCTGGTCTGGCCCTACCTGCCGAAGACCTGGGACACCACCAAGTTCACGCAGGTCCGGTTCCGCCACCTGCTCACCCACACCTCCGGCATCAACCAGGCGCTCGCCGCCCTCGCCAACCCGCCGAGCAACAACGGCTGGAACGCGATGAAGACCGTCGTCGAGCTCGGCACCGTCGTCGACTCGCAGCGCCAGTACAAGAACGCCAACTTCGCGCTCCTGCGGATCATCAACGCCGAGCTCTGGAACCGCAGCGGCGGCAAGAAGTACACCAACGCCGCCGAGGAGATCACCATCACCGCGGCCAACCACACGTCGTACGTCCTCGAGTTCATGAGGGAGTTCATCTTCAAGCCGGCCCAGATCGGCGGCATCGGCTGCATCACGCCCGGCACCACCACGGGCGTCCGCTCCTACCCGCTGAACGCCACGCAGGCCAGCAACGGCAGCGTCCGCGGCACCGGCAGCGAGGAGTGCGCCGGAGCCCGCGGCCTCGCGATGTCCTCCACCCAGCTCGTGCAGTACCTCAGCAAGCTGCGCAGCGGCGCGATCATCCCGCAGGCCGACCTGGCCTGGATGGACCTGTGGCGTGCGGGCTGGAACGAGGACTCCAACGGTGGCGACGGCGGCCAGTCCGGCCCGGCCGACGGCGAGATCGACAACTGGCGCTCGCCGGGTGCCTTCTGGCACGGCGGCGACCTGCTCGGCACCAACCAGCTGCACACCTGCGCGATGACCTTCGCCGACGGAACCCAGGCCACCCTCCTGATCAACTCCGACTTCAACGGCAACACGCAGTGCGGCGTCCTGCTCAAGGCCTGGTACGACGCCAAGCCCTGA
- a CDS encoding NAD(P)/FAD-dependent oxidoreductase, whose product MNYDAIVIGARAAGSPTAMLLARKGYRVLAVDRATFPSDTLSTHIVHAPGVAALKRWGLLDALVESGCPPIDGYRLDFGPVIISGTSRPVEGTTTAYSPRRTVLDAILVAGARAAGVEVRENYNVDEILVEDGRVVGIRSGQREDRAGIVIGADGRNSRLAKAVHAEDYNTKPRLQYSYYAYFSGLPTDGFEIYIRPDRGFAAAPTNDGHTMVVAGWPYAEAQAYKADVEGNFLQTLQLAPEFAARMAKATRETPFLGGAVPSWFRKPYGDGWALVGDAGYNKDPITGQGISDAFLDAERCTNAIHQWLSEGKEFSEVMGAWHQERDTKDMPIYEFTAQLATLELPPPEMQQLLGAVQGNQQAMDGFVSVISGAVSPADYFSEENVGSIFAASRALVGSSSPAT is encoded by the coding sequence ATGAACTACGACGCCATCGTCATCGGGGCCCGCGCCGCGGGTTCGCCGACCGCCATGCTGCTGGCCCGCAAGGGCTACCGCGTGCTCGCCGTCGACCGCGCGACGTTTCCGAGCGACACCCTCTCGACGCACATCGTCCACGCTCCGGGCGTCGCCGCGCTCAAGCGGTGGGGACTTCTCGACGCGCTGGTCGAGTCGGGCTGCCCGCCGATCGACGGGTACCGGTTGGACTTCGGTCCGGTCATCATCAGCGGAACCAGCCGACCCGTTGAGGGCACGACCACGGCCTACTCCCCGCGTCGGACCGTGCTCGACGCGATCCTCGTGGCGGGTGCCCGCGCGGCAGGGGTCGAGGTCCGTGAGAACTACAACGTCGACGAGATCCTGGTCGAGGACGGCCGGGTCGTAGGGATCCGAAGTGGCCAGCGCGAAGACCGGGCCGGGATCGTCATCGGCGCCGACGGCCGCAACAGCCGTCTCGCCAAGGCCGTCCACGCCGAGGACTACAACACCAAGCCGCGCCTCCAGTACTCCTACTACGCCTACTTCAGCGGTCTGCCGACCGACGGATTCGAGATCTACATCCGACCCGACCGAGGCTTTGCGGCTGCCCCGACGAACGATGGCCACACCATGGTCGTCGCCGGCTGGCCGTACGCCGAAGCGCAGGCCTACAAGGCCGACGTCGAAGGAAACTTCCTCCAGACCCTGCAGTTGGCGCCCGAGTTCGCGGCACGCATGGCGAAGGCCACGCGGGAGACGCCGTTCCTCGGCGGAGCTGTGCCGAGTTGGTTCCGCAAGCCGTACGGCGACGGGTGGGCACTGGTCGGCGATGCCGGCTACAACAAGGACCCGATCACTGGCCAGGGCATCAGTGACGCCTTTCTCGATGCCGAACGATGCACCAACGCGATTCACCAGTGGCTCAGCGAGGGCAAGGAATTCAGCGAGGTAATGGGCGCCTGGCACCAGGAGCGCGACACCAAGGACATGCCGATCTACGAGTTCACCGCGCAGCTCGCCACCCTCGAGTTGCCGCCACCGGAGATGCAACAGCTCCTCGGCGCGGTGCAGGGCAACCAGCAGGCCATGGACGGCTTCGTCAGTGTCATCTCGGGAGCGGTGTCACCCGCCGACTACTTCTCCGAGGAGAACGTGGGGAGCATCTTCGCCGCGTCGCGGGCCTTGGTTGGTTCCTCGTCGCCGGCGACCTGA
- a CDS encoding DUF4153 domain-containing protein, translating into MTTQPLAPITSLKVKLGLLVAVSATVAAVIASLGRTAGVSAWLSVPVTMVLALAVTQLLAVGMTSPLRQMTAAAGRMATGDYAVRVDDGSRDEVGQLARAFNTMARDLADVDRQRRELVANVSHELRTPLAGLIALLDNLVDGIAPRDPASLEAALRQAERMSNLVEDLLDLARVDAGRAPLSPEPVDLSALLADATAEARVLGRAVEYDVEVPDDLTVQADPARLGQLVANLLDNASRHSPAGGTVRVVAALHGDRVRLEVHDQGPGLAAADRDRVFEPFGTLREAEGGGGTGLGLAIARWVTDLHGGSIRFVDPEDGVGARVRVELPLTPPDRPRADVLPSTAPLTRPQEDLMPSLPPPPASAPPAPAGPWTSTSAQVAARPLLDDLFGTLWTDRGTPGRLGLLAAALGVGVFAAVVFPERSLGLGTSLVLLAAGVVVMTASIRRREPFTMTCGALCALLALVPTVRAAEWIAVLCVFVGAALCTVALTGGRSVSGFLLSGIAWPLAGLRGLPWLGRSIGRLTGLGQGAALLRTVVWSVLGLIVFGLLFASADALLAEWVDALLPELTMDLFVARIFVTVAVTAAVLGASYLALNPPRVDRTAGHPPVTHRYEWLAPVAVVIVVFAAFLTAQATVVFGGHDYLRRTTGLTYAEYVHQGFGQLTVATALTLLVIAAAGRKAPRETVADRAWLRGSLGLLCVLTLVVVASALHRMALYQEAYGFTRLRLLVDVFEGWLGLVVLATMVAGIALNGAWVARFALVSGAVAVLGVAAINPDAWIAQHNLDRYADDGKVDWSYLQGLSEDAVPVLEDLPSAERACVLFGREVRNDDWLEWNLGRDRANLTSADIPRSDDAVCQEVTR; encoded by the coding sequence GTGACCACCCAGCCGCTCGCGCCGATCACCTCCCTGAAGGTCAAGCTCGGCCTGCTGGTCGCGGTGAGCGCCACCGTGGCCGCGGTGATCGCGAGCCTGGGGCGCACCGCCGGCGTCTCGGCCTGGCTCAGCGTCCCCGTCACGATGGTGCTCGCCCTTGCCGTCACGCAACTGCTCGCCGTCGGGATGACCTCACCGCTGCGCCAGATGACCGCAGCAGCGGGGCGGATGGCGACCGGTGACTACGCGGTCCGGGTGGACGACGGGTCGCGCGACGAAGTCGGTCAACTCGCCCGCGCCTTCAACACCATGGCCCGCGACCTGGCCGACGTCGACCGGCAGCGCCGCGAACTGGTCGCCAACGTTTCCCACGAACTCCGCACCCCGCTGGCCGGGCTGATCGCGCTGCTGGACAACCTGGTGGACGGCATCGCGCCGCGCGACCCTGCGTCGCTGGAAGCCGCGCTGCGTCAGGCGGAACGGATGAGCAACCTGGTCGAGGACCTGCTCGACCTGGCCCGCGTCGACGCCGGCCGAGCGCCCCTCAGCCCGGAGCCGGTCGACCTGTCCGCACTGCTCGCCGACGCGACCGCCGAGGCCCGCGTTCTCGGTCGAGCCGTCGAGTACGACGTCGAGGTGCCCGACGACCTGACGGTGCAGGCCGATCCGGCGCGGCTCGGCCAACTGGTCGCGAACCTGCTGGACAACGCGTCACGACACAGCCCCGCCGGCGGCACCGTCCGGGTGGTGGCTGCACTGCACGGCGACCGGGTGCGGCTCGAGGTGCACGACCAGGGCCCGGGCCTCGCGGCCGCCGACCGGGACCGGGTCTTCGAACCGTTCGGCACCCTCAGGGAAGCCGAGGGCGGCGGCGGCACCGGACTCGGTCTCGCCATCGCCCGCTGGGTGACCGACCTGCACGGCGGCAGCATCCGCTTCGTCGACCCCGAGGACGGCGTCGGCGCCCGGGTTCGGGTCGAACTGCCACTGACGCCGCCGGACCGGCCGCGCGCCGACGTACTTCCCTCGACCGCCCCCCTCACCCGTCCTCAGGAGGACCTCATGCCCAGCCTGCCCCCGCCACCCGCCAGCGCACCACCGGCCCCAGCGGGACCGTGGACCTCGACCTCAGCCCAGGTCGCGGCCCGTCCGCTGCTCGATGACCTCTTCGGCACCCTGTGGACCGACCGCGGAACGCCTGGTCGGCTCGGGCTGCTCGCCGCCGCCCTCGGCGTCGGCGTGTTCGCTGCCGTCGTGTTCCCCGAGCGCTCCCTCGGCCTGGGCACCAGCCTGGTCCTGCTGGCCGCCGGTGTCGTGGTGATGACGGCCAGTATCCGTCGCCGCGAGCCGTTCACGATGACCTGCGGAGCGCTCTGTGCCCTGTTGGCGCTGGTGCCGACCGTGCGCGCCGCCGAGTGGATCGCCGTGCTCTGCGTGTTCGTCGGTGCCGCACTCTGCACTGTCGCGCTGACCGGAGGACGTTCGGTGAGCGGGTTCCTGCTCTCCGGGATCGCGTGGCCGCTGGCCGGCCTGCGCGGCCTGCCCTGGCTGGGCCGATCCATCGGGCGACTGACCGGGCTGGGACAAGGTGCCGCACTGCTCCGGACCGTGGTCTGGTCAGTCCTCGGGCTGATCGTGTTCGGGCTGCTCTTCGCGTCCGCCGACGCCCTGTTGGCGGAGTGGGTCGACGCGCTCCTGCCCGAGCTCACGATGGACCTGTTCGTCGCGCGGATCTTCGTCACGGTCGCGGTCACCGCAGCCGTGCTCGGGGCGTCGTACCTCGCCCTGAACCCACCGCGCGTGGACCGGACAGCCGGCCACCCCCCGGTCACCCACCGCTACGAATGGCTCGCTCCGGTTGCCGTCGTGATCGTCGTCTTCGCAGCGTTCCTCACCGCCCAGGCCACCGTGGTCTTCGGCGGCCACGACTACCTGCGTCGTACGACGGGACTGACCTATGCGGAGTACGTGCACCAGGGCTTCGGACAACTCACCGTGGCGACGGCGCTGACACTGCTCGTCATCGCTGCGGCCGGACGGAAGGCACCACGGGAGACGGTGGCCGACCGCGCCTGGCTGCGCGGTTCATTGGGCCTGCTGTGCGTCCTGACCCTCGTGGTGGTCGCCTCGGCGTTGCACCGGATGGCGCTCTACCAGGAGGCCTACGGCTTCACCCGGCTACGCCTGCTGGTCGACGTGTTCGAGGGCTGGCTGGGGCTGGTCGTCCTCGCCACGATGGTTGCCGGGATCGCGTTGAACGGCGCGTGGGTGGCGCGCTTCGCCCTGGTGAGCGGCGCCGTTGCCGTCCTCGGCGTCGCCGCCATCAACCCGGACGCCTGGATCGCCCAACACAACCTTGACCGCTACGCCGATGACGGCAAGGTCGACTGGTCCTACCTCCAGGGGCTCTCGGAGGACGCCGTACCGGTCCTCGAAGACCTGCCGTCGGCGGAGCGGGCCTGCGTGCTGTTCGGCCGGGAGGTGCGGAACGACGACTGGCTGGAGTGGAACCTCGGCCGCGATCGCGCCAACCTGACCTCCGCCGACATCCCGCGCAGCGACGACGCCGTGTGCCAGGAAGTGACCCGGTAA
- a CDS encoding cupin domain-containing protein has translation MNTPHETRPFQAHGHMDVVTLGDFTLGKGTFEPGWRWSNDVKPIAGTDSCQVRHYGYCVSGQMTVQFDDGSEMTVGPGDVTLIEPGHDAWTVGDEACVMFDSGVAAYAKPS, from the coding sequence ATGAACACCCCGCACGAGACCCGGCCCTTCCAGGCACACGGCCACATGGACGTCGTCACCCTCGGCGACTTCACCCTCGGCAAGGGAACCTTCGAGCCCGGCTGGCGATGGTCGAACGACGTGAAGCCGATCGCCGGCACCGACTCCTGCCAGGTCCGGCACTACGGCTACTGCGTCTCGGGCCAGATGACCGTGCAGTTCGACGACGGCAGCGAGATGACCGTGGGGCCGGGCGACGTCACGCTGATCGAACCGGGTCACGATGCCTGGACCGTCGGCGACGAAGCCTGCGTGATGTTCGACTCCGGCGTCGCGGCCTACGCCAAGCCGAGCTGA